DNA sequence from the Procambarus clarkii isolate CNS0578487 chromosome 9, FALCON_Pclarkii_2.0, whole genome shotgun sequence genome:
AGGAGACTAGATCCTCATGACGGTTAGTGTTACAACTCTGTAGTGCTTTGTGATAACGGAATTATTATATATGGAGAACTTGGTCACAGAATGTGTGTAGTCTGGTGCTGTGAGTGGCCTTGGCCCTCGAGGAGtcgaccagccaccacacacctccagctacaCTTTGTATTGCTCTTGACCTTTCCCTCTAGCAAGTGACGGATCAGCGAGTTGAGCCTTCTAGCATTTACTCTCATTTCTATCTATAGtaataacaaaaaaaattacCCTTATCAAACCCCATTTAAAGACTAACAATTGCCGATCACATCACAACCATTGATAGGAACTATGGAACCGGTCTAAGGATTCTTAACAATTGAGAGGTAGTTCGGTAGTTTGCATGCGGTTACCGCTGGCGGGTGATCGGTGTCAGTGCCCATTTAACCCGGTCTTTCACGAACCATCACAACAATAGCACACTCATAGTACCCCGGTGATAGGCCAGACGCCCTGCTACCGCTGCCCGTCCTCGGCTCCAGGATGCTCTTCCCCGTCATCAATAAATTTgccttgtttataattattaaaaaaaaatagcatcCAACTTCCAATCTTGAACAATTTCAAAAGTAACATTTCAAAGGTAACATTTGAAAGATTTGATAAAATTATTACTCACATACGAGTATCAAGTTTAGACTCTGTTTTGTATACTGTTAAATTCCAATTTGTTTTAGAAGTTTTTTTACTTACAATAATTTAGATTTGGGAGAGCCAATGCCAATTTTAGACGAGCCTTTGTTACAAGGTTTCTCCCAGACATGAAGACTTCTTCTGGACCAGTGTTTCATCCCACATTCCCTGATTCATAACACAAGCTGATTGATCCAAGGATTTTAGTAGCACTGTATTTAAGAAATTGTTCAAGAATATCAGACTTGAAAACCACAAGATGAATCAAATGTCGTTATTATTTTACGGGTTtagtttaagcaagtttccttaataaaataataatttatcatCTGCCCCTGGTGACCAGTCCGGCACACACAACAAGGCTTTAGAAAATGATTAACAGTTACGGAAATGTTTCATTACATGTAAGCATCGAGGACCTCTGAAGGCCAGCTAGCAGTACCAAGGTGCCCACCAGAAATGCCAAGAGCCTGGCATTAGTACACTAATTAATGTTGCTCCTACTGATCTCTGCCCACTGCTCATCTCTCCCTTCAGCCTGTAGCCGTTCTGTACATGCGTTGAGGTCGTCAGCGGAGTCTAAGCCTTCCGCATCACTTGAAAAAGGTTATTTTTTTTTCGTTTAGTGAACAGATAAGAGCCTGTATCAGATAAAACTAAATACAAAGTTACTATTCTCTGATACCAGCACTAGGTATCACTGATATTTGTGTGAACTGGTGTAATTTTAGTTATATAACCCTCCCAATACAAGATGACGGCTTACATGTACGTGGGGGACgtgaataatataatttttctaaTAGTTCCAAGATGCACTTGTGTATATGTATCCCATGGAGGAGAATCTAGTGTGCAGATGGTAAGGGGGTTATACTTGAAGAATCTTGCGAGGTTTCCTTATCCTAAGGTCTCAGGATTATCACCTTGACAACATAAGTCCTCCGCCGCTCATTGCGTTCCCTTGAGGTTGAGAGACCGGAGCCGTTCCCAGGGTCGCCGAAGACAACGTGAAGAAGTGGCCGTCAACCCGGGCAGCACAGGGTCGCACTATCGCTACAGGAACATAGTACTGGCCACGATAAACCTACGATAGGAACCATTTACCCACAGGATCAGTGATTGTATGAATGAGTGCTTCCGCCGGCGCCTACCACCTGCTGACACGCCCACACCTCACACGTGCAGTACGGCCACAGAAAAGGCCCTGCGGGTTACAGAGCAACAGCATGGGGCGTGTGGGCATGGTAGTTAGGGCTGCGCGGGCGGGGCAGTGTGCGGCGCCTGGTGACCGCTAGCTACAACACGACAACGTCTACACGGACACAGGAGCGGCGAGGCCACAGCGACACGCGACACAGTTTGTGGGGCGCCGCCGCGGGGGCGTTTACTGCGAGGCGTTAAGTGGGCAGGGCACGAAGCCCGGCCTGCGAGGAGGGGCGAGGCGGCCCAGGCCATGGTAGGCCTGGTCCAGAAGGCCCGGGGGCCGCGCTAATCACTGAAGGTAGCAGCCAGATGGCCCAGTGGGCCATAAATGCTccactctactggctgggggccgGCTGTGGCCCAGGGGTTGAGGAGGCAGTGTCCTTGTTGATGTTGGCGTTGGTATCAGTGCCAGGGTGCGCCGCCTGTGCTAGGGCAGTGATCTGTCGCACTACCGCCGCTACCTCCGCGTCCTCTACCACGGCGCTGCCTGCAGAGCTCACCACGGCGCTGCGATGTTGTTCGCTGTCCAGGTGGCGGCGGTAGTCGGCCAGGGTGGCGGCGTGGTGACGGCACGCAGTACAGGCGTACAGCAGCTGCGTCAGCCTGAGAACTCCGCGAGTGTGATCATGGGCGCGTTGGTGGGCGGCCAGGAGGGCGGGCGAGGGGAATACGAGGCGGCAAGATTTGCACACCCACCCTACCTCCCCCTCAGCGTGCTCGGCCGCCTCGCCCGCGTCGCTCGCCTGTCCGCCGTCCAGCGTGAAGCTCGCCCCGGATGACCCTGAGGACCCCAGGTGTGCGTTGAGTT
Encoded proteins:
- the LOC123766261 gene encoding uncharacterized protein, which produces MGGCGFDQVSGGAYGGGTPLSMLQLPPSAHAELNAHLGSSGSSGASFTLDGGQASDAGEAAEHAEGEVGWVCKSCRLVFPSPALLAAHQRAHDHTRGVLRLTQLLYACTACRHHAATLADYRRHLDSEQHRSAVVSSAGSAVVEDAEVAAVVRQITALAQAAHPGTDTNANINKDTASSTPGPQPAPSQ